One part of the Sphingobacterium sp. LZ7M1 genome encodes these proteins:
- a CDS encoding alpha-2-macroglobulin family protein — protein sequence MKRILQISMFILPFLAFGQINEREIEQKWKEINRLEVIGNYNEAIPIINELKKSAQGKKDDALEVKIVLAETMGLRKNETSVDLFEKIEKHFIRNLKGKNNVQRAVLYQAYALFLLNNVEDNPSSTNNEFLGSTKMRKFEIIDSLLKKSIADKESLLKQPMEKWQSLWEDSKQLSIHPTLYHFNLDTYLRFLLNDRKKNLDLYNKLLTDVLAYNKRKGLEDATAYILAKNLYIENRDTSSIIEGYEGIIQKTNSQFNAQIYTLLAAKLGSQNPKLQVRYLQKAKRLYPNSPWTTDLDSLINLFNGLKLNLKHSSSIPTNEYVPIVLSIRNIDKIYLKVFKFQNDLDYYSSPEVGLSDINNKAKEIYTEQVALKPFDDFEIHTTYYKINPLSAGKYRILISNNPEFENNDDNKLVTASKFEVTDYFFKTAIEKDPFGGDIFSTYLVNRKNGESFKKKDLQILKLKDGKTSLKTASTNHAGEILLPIPADSVKFYSDDIGIFLPEENQHLVYHKTKNFSEEDSSPNELDFEAKTLLDRSIYRPGQKVLYKVISYQNDMYAAKILAGKRLTVLIKTSNEQIIDSLVQTTDSFGSINGEFVLPEKSPLGFYQIMIKEGNQSISSSSFRVEEYKRPTFKIYLNKIKDTYTSKDTAEFTGLVESFSGVVLGATTVSYTITVITHDPSTKYINLPAGTLQTENDGTFKIRVPLNDTLFANFKGYSILLNTYATSPTGESQKAYTHYIYSDILGTAEINLDEEKLFASKFDEIEIIGKNENQEKVNLSGEIQIFKKPDFTTIGNTYSNSLYSTKFLDEIEFHVFSPEEYIKYFPTRVTKKDFETQNDTLVATYPFDSSLSPTIKVDPTLFSSGRYYIKVVNVPDSALLGYRSFELADSKTRKKGNKNFLVYNFDKENYQINDQVKVDFYTDLKNAKEVLLVPFTNQHKLESIILSIENGHASYSFLLDSIKIKNYYQFQATLINENKIENLSIQIPLHKENNILKIRANTFRNKILPGSKEKWSFNISLNDKAIPASVFACMYDFSLNEFFTKSYTNKWNLTSYPYRYEVRHNAFFTLINARDEEDYIHIYIPMNDLKFHQLNSFSLWNTLTLDQGDISLLENNNRVYEFEAIWTPAYLNKVDNIPRGEFAPKNVNPGMNELMPIYQGVDLSQVQARKNLQETAFFYPNLYTDKEGNISFEFDSPEALTKWKLMLFAHGKNLEVGSEQFYTQTQKQLMVRPNLPRYFRESDQIEIIAQVQNLSGKPQQGKAKIEIINPVDNADLSERFVLGDITTDFSVAKDNNQTLSWKLKVPEGYPSVQVKIVAASGEHSDGEIVELPVLSNKVLVSQTEKIALNAGQKQDFSIASAGKDNLQAKVQVQSNPILEIISALDYLKNYPYECTEQSSSKWFGLKMVQYIGKHYPAISDYFRSIKVKDTKSRLEENAQLNELKLQEMPWLRDIQHDSKRLEALAELFNSNIETELKGIEQKLLRGQLDNGSFPWFEGGKSDTHISMRILEVVGKVFYLDHSLVNPQINGSMRRLATYLDQDSSITREKASANIALDYLYARHFWNSEVKVPEKNGKVLRAKIAKAPIITAKGPAGYAAKAWIVNQLFGESKESNEIRNRIQQEVILDLDKGMYWESNGKQYNDISLHSYMLEAYKLHDPSKLNPISQWIFFRKEANYWRNTWMTVDAIYSLLLANNPKDFNLDNAVTVLVDGQNAKMDSVVLGQISKTFNKQDLDRNRSVKIENHNDRTVFGGVFHQYFLPVSEVKASTNDIKVSKQYMVERNGKWVESNQAKLGEKIKVIITVINDQDLEYVHLKDSRPAGVEPVFVPSGYSWRNNYYFTLKDASTNYFFNALQKGKRTFEYEVKANNLGEFNSGITNIESMYDPTVNARSDNKVITIVK from the coding sequence ATGAAGAGAATCCTACAAATATCAATGTTTATCCTTCCGTTTTTAGCTTTTGGACAGATCAACGAAAGAGAAATCGAACAAAAATGGAAAGAAATCAACCGTTTAGAAGTCATTGGAAATTATAATGAAGCCATCCCAATAATAAATGAATTAAAGAAATCTGCACAAGGAAAAAAAGATGATGCCTTGGAAGTAAAGATAGTTCTTGCGGAAACCATGGGGCTAAGGAAGAATGAAACTTCTGTTGACCTATTCGAAAAAATTGAAAAACATTTTATAAGAAATCTAAAAGGGAAAAACAATGTTCAAAGAGCAGTCCTATATCAAGCTTATGCCTTATTTCTTCTTAATAATGTAGAAGACAACCCATCCAGTACTAATAATGAGTTCCTAGGTTCAACCAAGATGAGGAAATTTGAAATCATTGATAGTCTCCTCAAAAAATCCATTGCTGATAAGGAATCTCTCCTAAAACAACCCATGGAAAAATGGCAATCCCTATGGGAAGATTCCAAACAGCTTTCTATTCACCCGACACTATACCATTTCAATCTTGATACATATTTAAGGTTTTTACTTAACGACAGAAAGAAAAATCTGGATCTTTACAATAAACTTCTAACGGATGTTCTAGCCTATAATAAGAGGAAGGGCCTAGAGGATGCAACTGCCTATATCCTGGCGAAGAACCTCTATATTGAAAACCGAGATACGTCGAGTATTATTGAAGGTTACGAAGGTATCATTCAAAAAACCAACAGTCAATTCAATGCCCAGATCTATACTTTATTGGCAGCAAAATTAGGATCTCAAAATCCTAAATTACAAGTACGATATTTACAGAAGGCTAAAAGACTGTACCCAAATTCCCCTTGGACAACGGATTTAGATTCATTGATTAACCTCTTCAATGGCTTGAAATTGAACCTTAAGCACAGCTCCTCCATACCAACCAATGAATATGTACCCATAGTTCTTTCCATTAGGAATATTGACAAGATATATCTGAAAGTATTCAAATTCCAAAATGATCTGGATTATTATTCAAGTCCAGAAGTTGGATTAAGCGATATAAATAACAAAGCAAAAGAAATCTATACGGAACAAGTAGCATTGAAACCTTTTGATGACTTCGAAATCCACACCACTTACTATAAAATTAACCCACTAAGCGCCGGAAAATATCGAATCCTGATTTCAAACAATCCTGAATTTGAAAATAATGACGACAATAAATTAGTAACAGCGTCCAAATTTGAAGTAACAGATTATTTCTTTAAAACCGCAATCGAAAAAGACCCTTTTGGGGGCGATATCTTTTCAACTTACCTCGTGAACCGCAAAAATGGCGAGTCTTTTAAAAAGAAAGATCTTCAAATCCTAAAGTTGAAGGATGGAAAGACTAGCCTAAAAACAGCGAGTACAAATCATGCTGGAGAAATTTTACTCCCTATCCCAGCAGATTCAGTTAAATTCTATAGTGACGATATAGGCATTTTCCTTCCTGAAGAAAATCAACACCTCGTTTACCATAAAACCAAAAACTTTTCGGAGGAAGACAGCTCTCCTAATGAATTAGATTTCGAGGCAAAAACGCTTCTTGACCGAAGTATTTATAGACCAGGACAAAAAGTTCTATATAAGGTGATCAGTTACCAAAATGACATGTATGCAGCAAAAATCCTAGCCGGAAAAAGATTGACTGTACTAATAAAAACATCAAATGAGCAAATAATAGACTCCCTGGTCCAAACCACAGATAGTTTCGGCTCCATAAATGGAGAATTTGTTCTTCCTGAAAAATCCCCACTTGGCTTCTATCAGATCATGATCAAAGAAGGAAATCAGTCAATTTCCTCTTCATCTTTCCGAGTAGAAGAGTACAAAAGGCCAACATTTAAGATCTACCTCAATAAAATTAAAGATACCTATACGTCAAAAGATACGGCGGAGTTCACAGGATTGGTAGAATCATTTTCTGGAGTAGTCTTAGGTGCTACTACAGTTTCGTATACCATTACTGTAATTACACATGACCCAAGTACAAAATATATAAATCTTCCTGCAGGTACTTTGCAAACCGAAAACGATGGAACTTTTAAAATTAGGGTTCCTTTGAATGACACCCTTTTCGCAAATTTCAAAGGCTATAGTATTTTATTGAACACCTATGCAACAAGCCCTACCGGCGAATCCCAAAAAGCATATACGCATTATATATATTCGGATATTCTCGGCACCGCGGAAATAAATTTGGATGAAGAAAAATTATTTGCCAGCAAATTTGATGAGATAGAAATAATTGGTAAAAATGAAAACCAAGAAAAGGTGAATCTTTCCGGTGAAATTCAAATCTTCAAAAAACCGGATTTCACTACCATTGGGAACACCTATTCAAACAGTTTGTATTCCACTAAATTCCTGGATGAAATAGAATTTCATGTGTTTTCGCCTGAGGAGTACATCAAGTATTTCCCAACAAGGGTAACCAAAAAAGATTTTGAAACTCAAAACGACACCCTTGTAGCTACCTATCCCTTTGACAGCAGCCTTTCTCCTACCATAAAGGTTGATCCAACATTGTTTTCTTCGGGAAGATATTACATTAAAGTGGTTAATGTCCCTGATTCTGCCTTATTAGGATATCGCAGCTTTGAGCTAGCAGATTCCAAAACTAGGAAGAAGGGCAATAAAAACTTTTTAGTCTACAATTTTGATAAAGAAAACTATCAAATCAACGATCAGGTAAAAGTTGACTTTTATACTGATTTAAAAAATGCAAAGGAGGTACTTTTAGTGCCTTTTACTAACCAGCATAAGCTTGAATCCATTATCCTTTCTATTGAGAATGGTCATGCATCCTATTCTTTTTTATTGGATAGTATAAAAATCAAGAACTACTATCAGTTTCAAGCTACATTGATTAATGAAAATAAAATTGAAAACCTTAGCATACAAATACCATTACATAAGGAAAACAACATCCTAAAAATTAGAGCAAATACCTTTAGAAATAAAATCCTTCCTGGAAGTAAGGAAAAATGGAGCTTTAATATATCACTGAATGATAAAGCTATCCCAGCTTCCGTATTTGCATGCATGTATGATTTTTCCCTGAATGAATTTTTTACAAAAAGTTACACTAACAAATGGAATTTGACGAGCTATCCATATAGATATGAGGTAAGGCATAATGCCTTTTTTACATTGATTAATGCTCGAGATGAAGAAGACTATATCCATATTTACATTCCTATGAATGATTTAAAATTCCATCAACTAAATAGTTTCAGTTTGTGGAATACCTTGACATTAGATCAAGGTGATATTTCTCTTTTGGAAAATAATAATCGGGTCTATGAATTTGAGGCGATTTGGACCCCAGCATATTTAAATAAAGTTGATAATATTCCAAGAGGAGAATTCGCTCCGAAAAATGTGAATCCTGGCATGAATGAGTTAATGCCTATTTATCAAGGAGTAGACCTCTCCCAGGTCCAAGCGCGCAAGAACCTTCAGGAAACGGCATTCTTCTACCCGAACCTGTACACCGACAAGGAGGGCAACATCAGTTTCGAGTTCGACAGTCCCGAGGCCCTGACCAAGTGGAAGCTCATGCTCTTCGCCCATGGCAAGAACCTCGAGGTGGGCTCCGAACAGTTCTATACACAGACCCAGAAGCAGCTGATGGTACGTCCCAACCTGCCTAGGTACTTCCGCGAATCCGACCAGATCGAGATCATCGCCCAGGTACAGAACCTCAGCGGCAAGCCGCAGCAGGGCAAGGCCAAGATCGAGATCATCAACCCGGTCGACAATGCCGACCTCAGCGAACGGTTCGTGCTGGGCGACATCACGACCGACTTCAGCGTAGCAAAGGACAACAACCAAACGCTGTCCTGGAAGCTCAAGGTACCTGAAGGGTACCCAAGCGTGCAGGTCAAGATCGTTGCGGCAAGCGGGGAACATTCCGATGGCGAGATCGTGGAGCTGCCGGTACTGTCCAACAAGGTGCTGGTTTCCCAGACCGAGAAGATCGCCCTGAATGCCGGCCAAAAACAGGACTTCAGCATCGCTTCTGCCGGCAAGGACAACCTACAGGCCAAGGTACAGGTACAGAGCAACCCGATCCTGGAGATTATCTCTGCCCTAGACTACCTCAAGAACTACCCTTACGAATGTACCGAACAGTCCAGCAGTAAATGGTTCGGTCTCAAGATGGTTCAGTACATAGGCAAGCATTACCCTGCCATTTCCGATTATTTCAGGTCCATCAAGGTAAAGGATACCAAGAGCAGACTGGAGGAGAATGCCCAGCTCAACGAGCTGAAGCTGCAGGAAATGCCTTGGCTACGCGACATACAGCATGACAGCAAGCGCCTGGAGGCTTTGGCCGAACTGTTCAATTCCAATATCGAGACCGAGCTCAAGGGCATCGAGCAGAAACTGCTCCGTGGACAATTGGACAATGGATCCTTCCCTTGGTTCGAAGGCGGGAAGTCCGATACCCATATCTCCATGCGGATACTGGAGGTCGTTGGCAAGGTATTTTACCTGGACCACAGCCTAGTGAACCCGCAGATAAACGGCAGCATGAGACGCCTGGCTACCTATTTGGACCAGGACAGCAGCATAACCAGGGAAAAGGCATCCGCCAATATCGCACTGGACTATCTATATGCACGCCACTTCTGGAACTCGGAAGTCAAGGTACCTGAAAAGAACGGCAAGGTCCTTCGGGCCAAGATCGCCAAGGCTCCGATCATCACCGCCAAGGGTCCTGCCGGCTATGCCGCAAAGGCATGGATCGTCAACCAATTGTTCGGTGAGTCCAAGGAGTCCAACGAGATCCGCAACAGGATCCAACAGGAGGTCATCCTGGATCTCGACAAGGGCATGTACTGGGAGAGCAACGGAAAGCAGTACAACGATATCAGCCTGCATAGCTATATGCTGGAGGCATACAAGCTCCATGATCCGAGCAAGCTCAATCCGATCAGCCAATGGATCTTCTTCCGCAAGGAAGCCAACTATTGGCGAAACACCTGGATGACCGTGGATGCCATCTATAGCCTGTTGCTGGCCAACAATCCAAAGGACTTCAACCTGGACAATGCCGTAACCGTACTGGTCGACGGACAGAACGCCAAGATGGACTCGGTGGTACTGGGACAGATCTCCAAGACTTTCAATAAGCAGGATCTTGACCGCAACAGGTCCGTAAAGATCGAGAACCACAACGACCGCACGGTCTTCGGTGGAGTTTTCCATCAGTACTTCCTTCCTGTGTCCGAAGTGAAGGCATCGACCAACGACATCAAGGTCAGCAAACAGTACATGGTAGAGCGGAACGGTAAATGGGTGGAGAGCAATCAGGCAAAACTGGGCGAAAAGATCAAGGTGATCATCACCGTCATCAACGACCAGGACCTGGAATATGTGCACCTGAAGGACAGCCGACCTGCAGGCGTGGAACCTGTATTCGTACCTTCGGGATACAGCTGGAGGAACAACTACTATTTCACCCTGAAGGACGCATCGACCAACTACTTCTTCAACGCCCTGCAAAAAGGGAAAAGGACTTTCGAGTACGAGGTCAAGGCCAATAACCTAGGTGAATTCAACTCCGGTATAACCAACATCGAAAGCATGTACGATCCTACCGTGAATGCAAGATCTGATAACAAGGTCATCACGATTGTAAAGTAA
- a CDS encoding ATP-dependent DNA helicase RecQ: MFGRVIKMEKTSLSILKEFWGYDKFRPLQEEIIHEILLGNDTLALMPTGGGKSICFQVPAMLQEGICIVISPLIALMKDQVENLRKRNIPAIAIYSGMSHREVDIALDNCIFGNIKFLYLAPERLYNDMVQERIRHMKVNLFAIDEAHCISQWGYDFRPSYLELIKLRELQPKVPILALTATATPKVVEDIQEKLGFAKPNVLSKSFRRENLGYMVFKEDNKMGRMLKIISKVGGTGIVYVRNRRETQEVARYLLNHGIPADFYHAGLDMQSRSKKQDAWTSNQVRVIVATNAFGMGIDKPDVRFVIHLDIPDSLEAYYQEAGRAGRDGKKAFPVLLYQQADRNELWENIDLSFPDFQYIQQVYHHLCNYFQIAYGAGKGLTYDFDVVDFAKKYKLDVVKTLSSLKFLERDKWLSLSEAVYIPARIKFEVDFQELYKFQVQSAQYDPLIKAILRIYGGVFDYYVPINEFEIAKKLNKPYDEVVRMMRYLQQQELMTYVAKTDSPQLQFLQPRVDYKNLYIDTAFIAERKLIKEDQVKAIYHYLDSKDCRSLSLQHYFGEEAKEPCGVCDLCVVREHKSGLAESIEKKIQFLLLAKPMLLHDLIEAIEIGKDEDRLKVLRKLLDSDEVKLENEHYSWNAL, from the coding sequence ATGTTTGGGAGAGTAATCAAGATGGAAAAAACGAGCTTATCCATATTAAAGGAGTTCTGGGGATACGATAAATTCCGTCCCTTGCAGGAAGAGATAATCCATGAGATCCTGTTGGGAAATGACACCTTGGCTTTGATGCCAACCGGTGGCGGGAAATCTATTTGTTTCCAGGTACCTGCCATGCTCCAAGAAGGGATCTGCATCGTGATCAGTCCATTGATTGCCCTGATGAAAGATCAAGTCGAAAATCTACGCAAGCGAAATATTCCAGCGATTGCCATTTATTCAGGTATGTCGCATCGAGAAGTGGATATTGCATTGGACAACTGTATTTTCGGCAATATCAAATTCCTCTATTTGGCACCGGAGCGATTGTACAACGATATGGTCCAAGAAAGGATTCGCCACATGAAGGTGAATCTGTTTGCCATTGATGAGGCCCATTGTATTTCGCAATGGGGATATGATTTTCGCCCATCGTATCTGGAACTGATCAAGTTAAGGGAATTACAACCCAAAGTTCCGATACTGGCCTTGACCGCCACCGCTACCCCTAAGGTCGTTGAAGATATACAGGAAAAATTAGGATTTGCGAAGCCAAATGTACTCTCCAAGAGTTTCCGAAGGGAAAACTTGGGTTATATGGTTTTCAAGGAAGACAATAAGATGGGTCGGATGTTGAAGATCATTTCCAAGGTCGGTGGAACGGGAATTGTCTATGTAAGGAACCGTCGGGAAACCCAAGAGGTGGCTCGCTATCTGTTGAACCATGGTATACCGGCTGATTTCTATCATGCCGGATTGGATATGCAAAGCCGTTCCAAAAAACAGGATGCTTGGACCAGTAACCAGGTACGGGTCATTGTAGCGACCAATGCCTTTGGGATGGGAATAGATAAGCCTGATGTACGTTTTGTCATTCACCTGGACATTCCAGACTCCCTAGAGGCCTATTATCAAGAAGCTGGAAGGGCAGGTAGAGATGGAAAAAAAGCATTTCCAGTCTTGTTGTATCAACAAGCTGATCGAAATGAACTCTGGGAAAATATAGATTTGAGCTTTCCGGATTTTCAATATATCCAACAAGTCTACCATCATCTCTGTAATTATTTCCAGATTGCGTACGGTGCTGGGAAAGGGTTGACCTATGATTTTGATGTGGTCGATTTTGCCAAGAAATATAAGCTGGATGTGGTCAAGACCCTGAGCTCCTTGAAATTCCTGGAAAGAGATAAATGGTTGTCATTAAGTGAAGCGGTGTATATTCCGGCAAGGATTAAATTCGAGGTGGATTTTCAGGAGCTTTATAAATTTCAGGTCCAGAGTGCGCAGTATGATCCATTGATCAAGGCCATCTTGCGGATTTATGGTGGTGTATTTGATTATTATGTCCCGATCAATGAATTTGAAATTGCCAAGAAGTTGAACAAGCCCTATGATGAGGTTGTTCGGATGATGCGGTACCTGCAACAACAGGAGCTGATGACCTATGTGGCCAAGACTGATTCACCACAATTACAATTTTTACAGCCAAGGGTGGACTATAAGAACCTCTACATCGATACCGCGTTTATTGCAGAACGAAAACTGATCAAAGAGGATCAGGTAAAGGCCATATATCATTATCTGGACAGCAAGGATTGCCGGAGTTTGAGTTTGCAGCATTATTTTGGGGAAGAAGCCAAGGAGCCCTGTGGCGTATGTGATCTCTGTGTGGTCCGCGAGCATAAATCGGGTTTGGCCGAGTCTATCGAAAAGAAGATCCAGTTCCTATTGCTGGCAAAGCCCATGTTGCTTCATGACCTGATCGAAGCTATTGAGATAGGCAAAGATGAGGACCGCCTCAAAGTCCTCCGAAAACTATTGGATTCCGATGAAGTGAAATTGGAAAACGAGCACTATAGTTGGAATGCCCTCTAA